A genomic stretch from Enterobacter oligotrophicus includes:
- a CDS encoding MFS transporter: MNSSTNAVKRWWYIMPIVFITYSLAYLDRANFSFASAAGITEDLGITKGISSLLGALFFLGYFFFQIPGAIYAERRSVRKLIFVCLILWGGCASLTGVVNNIPALAAIRFILGVVEAAVMPAMLIYISNWFTKSERSRANTFLILGNPVTVLWMSVVSGYLIQSFGWREMFIIEGVPAVIWAFCWWVLVKDKPSQAKWLSEDEKAALQAQLDKEQQGLKAVRNYGEAFRSRNVILLCMQYFTWSIGVYGFVLWLPSIIRSGGENLGMVEVGWLSSVPYLAATIAMIVASWASDKLQNRKLFVWPLLLIAAFAFIGSWAVGANHFWASYTLLVIAGAAMYAPYGPFFAIIPEMLPRNVAGGAMALINSMGALGSFFGSWFVGYLNGATGSPSASYIFMGVALFASVWLTLVVKPANNQQLPVGARHA; the protein is encoded by the coding sequence ATGAACAGTTCGACCAATGCAGTAAAACGCTGGTGGTACATCATGCCCATCGTGTTTATCACGTACAGCCTGGCGTACCTTGATCGTGCCAACTTCAGTTTCGCGTCCGCCGCCGGGATCACCGAAGATCTCGGTATCACCAAAGGCATCTCATCGCTGTTGGGTGCCCTTTTCTTCCTGGGCTATTTCTTCTTCCAGATCCCTGGCGCGATCTACGCGGAACGCCGCAGCGTGCGTAAACTGATCTTCGTCTGCCTGATCCTGTGGGGCGGCTGCGCGTCACTCACCGGCGTGGTGAACAACATCCCTGCCCTGGCTGCCATCCGCTTTATCCTCGGCGTGGTTGAAGCCGCAGTGATGCCCGCGATGCTTATCTATATCAGCAACTGGTTTACCAAATCCGAACGCTCGCGTGCTAACACCTTCCTGATCCTCGGTAACCCGGTAACGGTACTGTGGATGTCGGTGGTTTCCGGCTACCTGATCCAGTCCTTCGGCTGGCGTGAGATGTTCATTATCGAAGGGGTTCCGGCGGTAATCTGGGCATTCTGCTGGTGGGTGCTGGTGAAAGATAAACCTTCACAGGCGAAATGGCTTTCCGAAGATGAAAAAGCCGCGCTGCAGGCGCAGCTGGACAAAGAACAGCAAGGGCTGAAAGCGGTACGTAATTACGGCGAAGCCTTCCGCTCCCGTAATGTCATTTTACTGTGCATGCAGTATTTCACCTGGAGCATCGGCGTGTATGGCTTCGTGCTGTGGCTGCCGTCGATTATCCGTAGCGGTGGCGAAAATCTCGGCATGGTGGAAGTGGGCTGGCTGTCTTCCGTGCCTTATCTGGCGGCGACCATCGCCATGATTGTCGCCTCGTGGGCATCGGACAAGCTGCAAAACCGCAAACTCTTCGTCTGGCCGCTGCTGCTGATCGCTGCTTTTGCTTTTATTGGCTCCTGGGCTGTCGGGGCTAACCATTTCTGGGCCTCTTACACCCTGCTGGTGATTGCGGGCGCAGCCATGTATGCCCCGTATGGTCCGTTCTTCGCCATTATTCCGGAAATGCTGCCGCGTAACGTCGCGGGTGGCGCGATGGCATTAATCAACAGTATGGGCGCGCTTGGCTCGTTCTTCGGCTCGTGGTTTGTGGGCTACCTGAACGGCGCGACCGGCAGCCCGTCGGCCTCGTACATCTTTATGGGGGTGGCGCTTTTCGCCTCAGTGTGGCTTACTCTGGTTGTTAAGCCTGCTAATAATCAACAACTTCCCGTCGGCGCACGCCACGCCTGA
- a CDS encoding sugar kinase, translating into MHKTLDVITIGEAMAMFVATETGELSAVEHFMKRVAGAELNVATGLARLGLNVGWVSRVGDDSFGHFVLDVLKKEGIDAAGVTLDGRFATGFQLKSKVENGTDPIVEYFRKGSAASHLSVDDYHAPYFSSARHLHLSGVAAALSASSYQLLEHASTAMKAQGKTISFDPNLRPVLWNSEAEMVEKLNRLAFSADWVLPGVKEGMILTGENTPEGIADFYLNKGVKAVVLKTGADGAWFKTASGEQGAVAAVKVENVVDTVGAGDGFAVGVISALLEGKPLQQAVARGNKIGSLAIQVQGDSEGLPTRAQLGV; encoded by the coding sequence ATGCACAAGACACTGGATGTGATCACGATTGGCGAAGCGATGGCGATGTTTGTCGCCACCGAAACGGGCGAGCTAAGCGCGGTTGAACACTTCATGAAGCGCGTGGCAGGTGCAGAGCTGAACGTTGCTACCGGCCTGGCGCGCCTGGGCCTGAACGTCGGCTGGGTTAGCCGCGTGGGTGACGACAGCTTTGGCCATTTCGTTCTCGATGTGCTGAAAAAAGAGGGCATTGATGCGGCAGGCGTCACGCTCGACGGACGCTTCGCCACGGGTTTTCAGCTTAAATCTAAAGTCGAAAATGGAACCGATCCCATCGTGGAATATTTCCGCAAAGGATCAGCGGCAAGTCATCTTTCGGTGGATGACTATCACGCCCCGTATTTCTCTTCCGCGCGTCATCTTCATCTTAGCGGCGTAGCAGCGGCGCTTTCTGCCAGCTCTTATCAACTGCTGGAACACGCCTCAACAGCAATGAAAGCGCAAGGTAAAACGATCTCCTTCGACCCGAACCTGCGTCCGGTGCTGTGGAACAGCGAAGCGGAAATGGTCGAAAAGCTGAACCGTCTGGCATTCAGCGCGGACTGGGTTCTGCCTGGCGTCAAAGAGGGAATGATCCTTACCGGCGAAAACACACCGGAGGGCATCGCCGATTTTTACCTGAACAAAGGAGTTAAAGCCGTGGTGCTGAAAACCGGTGCCGATGGCGCATGGTTTAAAACCGCCAGTGGTGAGCAGGGCGCGGTCGCTGCCGTTAAAGTCGAGAACGTGGTCGACACCGTGGGCGCTGGCGATGGCTTTGCTGTCGGGGTCATTAGCGCGCTGCTGGAAGGAAAACCACTGCAGCAGGCCGTTGCCAGGGGCAACAAAATCGGTTCGCTGGCGATTCAGGTGCAGGGCGACAGCGAAGGCCTGCCAACGCGCGCGCAGCTCGGAGTCTGA
- a CDS encoding sugar phosphate isomerase/epimerase family protein — MGRKIIVVTAAYGADQVRQAGGQRAMLPVIAGAGADGVEIRRELFSSEELLALPALAESIELLGLLACYSAPAALFMPDGTLNPDLPRYLAEANTLNALWLKVSLGHFSDKQPLESLRALLNESGMALVVENDQTDCGQLAPMQRFKAACRVMALPVTLTFDMGNWLWVGDSPEEAARHLAPAVSYIHVKAAVPHNENFRAIAPDRADTRWLDLLNQLPADAPRGIEFPLEGTDLTAVTRHYVNLLREE, encoded by the coding sequence ATGGGCAGGAAAATAATAGTGGTCACCGCCGCATATGGTGCGGACCAGGTGCGACAGGCAGGCGGTCAACGGGCGATGCTTCCCGTCATTGCTGGGGCAGGAGCGGATGGTGTAGAGATCCGCCGCGAACTGTTCAGCAGCGAAGAGTTGCTGGCGCTGCCTGCGCTGGCCGAGTCCATCGAGCTGCTGGGCCTGCTGGCGTGTTACTCGGCTCCCGCCGCCCTGTTTATGCCTGATGGCACGCTCAACCCGGATCTGCCACGTTATCTGGCCGAAGCCAACACGCTGAATGCGCTGTGGCTAAAGGTCTCACTGGGCCATTTCAGCGACAAACAACCGCTTGAATCCCTGCGTGCTCTGCTGAATGAAAGCGGTATGGCGCTGGTGGTGGAAAACGACCAGACCGACTGCGGTCAGCTCGCACCGATGCAACGCTTCAAAGCGGCCTGCCGGGTGATGGCACTGCCGGTCACGCTGACGTTCGATATGGGCAACTGGCTGTGGGTTGGCGATTCTCCGGAAGAGGCCGCGCGTCATCTGGCTCCCGCTGTGAGCTATATCCACGTTAAAGCCGCCGTCCCGCATAACGAAAACTTCCGCGCCATCGCGCCGGATCGTGCCGATACGCGCTGGCTGGATCTGCTCAATCAGCTGCCTGCCGATGCCCCGCGCGGTATCGAGTTCCCGCTGGAAGGGACGGACTTAACCGCCGTTACCCGCCATTACGTTAACCTGCTGCGTGAGGAGTAA
- a CDS encoding LacI family DNA-binding transcriptional regulator, with product MSKSTRATISDVAKAAKTGKTSISRYLNGEKHLLSDALLARIEQAIADLDYRPSIMARGLKRGRTRLIGLIIADITNPYSVNVLSGIEAACREKGFTPLVCNTNNEVDQELHYLDLLRSYQVEGIVVNAVGMREEGLNRLQQSSLPMVLIDRKIPEFACDVVGLDNTQAATTATEHLIEQGFEAILFLSEPLGTVNTRRERLSAFRATLERYPGVIAENAETPLHEADQLDNTLRQFHTRHRGMRKAVISANGALTLQVARSLKRIGLHWGSDIGLLGFDELEWAELAGVGITTLKQPTWQIGYAAVEQVVRRIEGVSDAVREQVFSGELIVRGSTAR from the coding sequence ATGAGCAAATCAACACGGGCCACCATCAGCGACGTGGCGAAAGCCGCAAAAACCGGAAAAACAAGCATTTCGCGCTATCTTAACGGCGAGAAACACCTGCTTTCCGACGCGCTACTGGCTCGTATTGAACAGGCTATTGCCGATCTCGACTACCGTCCCAGCATTATGGCCCGTGGCCTTAAGCGGGGCAGAACCCGCTTAATCGGCCTGATTATCGCTGATATCACCAATCCCTACTCCGTCAACGTGCTGAGCGGTATTGAAGCCGCCTGTCGCGAGAAGGGTTTTACGCCGCTGGTCTGTAACACCAACAACGAAGTCGATCAGGAGCTTCATTATCTGGATCTGCTGCGTAGCTACCAGGTAGAAGGGATCGTGGTTAATGCTGTAGGTATGCGCGAAGAAGGCCTGAACCGCCTGCAACAATCCTCCCTGCCGATGGTGCTTATCGACCGCAAAATCCCGGAATTTGCCTGCGATGTCGTCGGGCTGGATAATACCCAGGCGGCTACCACCGCCACTGAACACCTTATCGAACAGGGTTTCGAAGCCATACTGTTCCTCAGCGAACCGCTGGGCACGGTCAACACCCGTCGCGAGCGCCTGAGCGCATTTCGTGCCACGCTGGAGCGTTATCCCGGCGTGATCGCCGAAAATGCCGAAACACCCCTCCACGAAGCCGACCAGCTTGATAACACCCTGCGTCAGTTCCATACCCGCCACCGCGGCATGCGCAAAGCGGTGATCTCCGCCAACGGTGCTCTCACGCTTCAGGTCGCCCGTTCGCTGAAACGCATTGGCCTGCACTGGGGCAGCGATATTGGTCTGCTGGGTTTTGATGAACTGGAATGGGCCGAGCTGGCGGGCGTGGGCATCACCACCCTGAAACAACCCACCTGGCAAATCGGCTATGCCGCTGTTGAACAAGTGGTTCGCCGCATTGAAGGCGTCAGTGACGCCGTGCGCGAGCAGGTTTTTTCCGGCGAGCTGATCGTTCGCGGCTCTACCGCCCGTTAA
- a CDS encoding OmpA family lipoprotein, with product MKKRVLVIAALVSGTLAVSGCTTNPYTGEREAGKSGIGAGIGSLVGAGVGVLSSSKKDRGKGALIGAAAGAALGGGVGYYMDVQEAKLRDKMQGTGVSVTRSGDNIILNMPNNVTFDSSSATLKPAGANTLTGVAMVLKEYNKTAVNVIGYTDSTGSQDLNMRLSQQRADSVASSLITQGVAANRIRTSGMGPANPIASNSTAEGKAQNRRVEITLSPVQ from the coding sequence ATGAAAAAACGTGTACTTGTTATTGCCGCTCTGGTGAGCGGAACCCTGGCTGTTTCTGGCTGCACAACAAACCCTTACACCGGTGAACGTGAAGCGGGTAAATCCGGCATCGGCGCGGGCATCGGCTCGCTGGTAGGGGCAGGCGTTGGTGTCCTCTCCTCGTCTAAGAAAGATCGCGGCAAAGGTGCACTGATTGGCGCAGCGGCAGGCGCAGCACTGGGCGGCGGCGTCGGGTATTACATGGATGTGCAGGAAGCGAAACTGCGCGACAAAATGCAGGGAACAGGCGTGAGCGTCACGCGCAGTGGCGACAACATCATCCTCAATATGCCAAATAACGTCACCTTCGACAGCAGCAGCGCAACGCTGAAACCCGCAGGCGCAAATACCCTGACTGGCGTGGCAATGGTGCTGAAAGAGTACAACAAAACCGCCGTGAATGTGATTGGCTACACCGACAGCACCGGCAGCCAGGATCTGAACATGCGCCTGTCTCAACAGCGCGCCGATTCCGTGGCCAGCTCGCTCATCACTCAGGGCGTTGCGGCAAACCGAATCCGCACCAGCGGGATGGGCCCGGCCAATCCAATCGCCAGCAACAGCACGGCGGAAGGCAAAGCGCAGAACCGCCGCGTTGAAATTACGTTAAGCCCTGTGCAGTAG
- a CDS encoding molybdopterin guanine dinucleotide-containing S/N-oxide reductase has product MLVETDGENVLSSRGALPTQHPNSLQTVVRDQVHSKTRVRWPMVRKGFLTSPDKPQGIRGQDEFVRVSWDDALALIHAQHKRIRDSYGPSSIFAGSYGWRSNGVLHKASTLLQRYMSLAGGYTGHLGDYSTGAAQAIMPYVVGGNEVYQQQTSWPLVLKHTDVVVLWSANPLNTLKIAWNASDEQGIAYFDALRKSGKRIICIDPMRSETMEFLGDSAEWLAPHMGTDVALMLGIAHTLVENGWQDTDFLARCTTGYDKFADYLTGKTDGIAKTAAWAAEICGIDADKIRELAEVFHNNITMLMSGWGMQRQQFGEQKHWMLVTLAAMLGQIGTPGGGFGLSYHFANGGNPTRKAAVLASMQGSVQGGVDAVDKIPVARIVEALENPGGFYQHNGLDRHFPDIRFVWWAGGANFTHHQDTNRLIRAWQKPELVVISECFWTASAKHADIVLPATTSFERNDLTMTGDYSNQHMVPMKRVVAPRDEARDDLDVFADLSELWEPGGRERFTEGKTDLEWLETFYEIAGQRGAAQGVTLPPFAQFWEANEIFEMPESEQNAQFVRFADFRRDPQAHPLKTESGKIEIYSQRIASFGYVDCPPHPKWLEPDEWHGNAQPEQLQVLSAHPAHRLHSQLNYSSLREQYAVAGREPIILNTEDAKARGIVDGDVVRVWNPRGQVLAGAVVSDGIRPGVLCIHQGAWPDLELSEGGICKNGAVNVLTKDLPSSKLGNGCAGNTALAWVEKYKGPELKLTAFDPPASS; this is encoded by the coding sequence ATGCTGGTCGAAACTGACGGCGAAAATGTGCTGTCGTCCCGCGGGGCGTTGCCGACGCAACATCCCAACTCTTTACAGACCGTCGTTCGCGATCAGGTGCACAGTAAAACCCGCGTGCGCTGGCCGATGGTGCGTAAAGGTTTTCTGACCTCGCCAGATAAACCGCAGGGCATTCGCGGGCAGGATGAGTTTGTTCGCGTAAGCTGGGATGATGCGCTGGCATTGATTCACGCGCAGCATAAACGTATCCGCGACAGCTATGGCCCGTCGTCGATTTTTGCGGGCTCTTATGGCTGGCGCTCTAACGGCGTGCTGCATAAAGCCTCAACGCTGCTTCAGCGCTATATGAGTCTGGCCGGGGGCTATACCGGACATCTGGGGGATTACTCTACCGGCGCGGCGCAGGCGATCATGCCGTATGTGGTTGGCGGTAATGAGGTTTATCAGCAGCAGACCAGCTGGCCGCTGGTACTGAAGCACACCGACGTGGTGGTGTTGTGGAGCGCCAATCCGCTCAATACGCTGAAAATTGCCTGGAATGCCAGCGACGAGCAGGGCATTGCTTATTTCGATGCGCTGCGTAAAAGCGGCAAGCGCATTATTTGTATTGACCCGATGCGTTCTGAAACCATGGAGTTCCTCGGTGACAGTGCCGAGTGGCTTGCCCCGCACATGGGCACCGACGTGGCGTTGATGCTCGGCATCGCCCATACGCTGGTGGAAAATGGCTGGCAGGATACTGATTTTCTCGCGCGTTGTACCACCGGGTATGACAAATTTGCCGACTACCTGACGGGTAAAACGGACGGTATTGCCAAAACGGCGGCGTGGGCGGCTGAGATTTGCGGCATTGATGCCGATAAAATCCGCGAGCTGGCGGAAGTGTTCCATAACAATATCACCATGCTGATGTCCGGCTGGGGAATGCAGCGCCAGCAATTTGGCGAGCAAAAACACTGGATGCTGGTGACCCTGGCCGCAATGCTTGGGCAGATTGGCACGCCGGGCGGCGGTTTTGGTCTCTCTTATCATTTCGCGAATGGCGGCAACCCGACGCGTAAAGCCGCGGTACTGGCTTCCATGCAGGGCTCAGTGCAGGGCGGCGTGGATGCCGTGGATAAAATCCCGGTAGCGCGCATTGTTGAAGCGCTGGAAAATCCAGGCGGATTTTATCAGCACAACGGCCTGGATCGTCACTTCCCGGATATCCGTTTCGTCTGGTGGGCCGGTGGCGCGAACTTCACTCATCATCAGGACACCAATCGGCTGATCCGCGCCTGGCAGAAGCCGGAGCTGGTGGTGATCTCTGAGTGTTTCTGGACCGCCTCGGCCAAACATGCCGACATCGTTCTGCCTGCTACCACCTCGTTTGAGCGCAACGATCTCACCATGACGGGCGACTACAGCAACCAGCATATGGTGCCGATGAAGCGCGTCGTGGCCCCCCGTGATGAAGCGCGTGATGATTTAGACGTCTTTGCCGACCTGAGCGAACTCTGGGAGCCGGGCGGTCGTGAGCGCTTCACCGAGGGCAAAACGGATCTGGAGTGGCTGGAAACGTTTTACGAGATTGCCGGCCAGCGCGGTGCTGCGCAGGGTGTAACGTTGCCGCCATTTGCCCAATTCTGGGAAGCGAATGAGATTTTCGAAATGCCGGAAAGCGAGCAGAACGCGCAGTTTGTCCGGTTTGCTGATTTCCGCCGCGACCCGCAAGCCCATCCGCTGAAAACCGAGAGCGGGAAAATTGAGATTTACAGCCAGCGCATCGCCAGCTTTGGCTATGTCGATTGTCCGCCACATCCAAAATGGCTGGAGCCGGACGAATGGCATGGCAATGCGCAGCCGGAGCAGCTACAGGTGCTGTCTGCCCACCCGGCACATCGTCTGCACAGCCAGCTCAACTATTCGTCGCTGCGTGAGCAATATGCCGTTGCCGGACGTGAGCCGATTATCCTGAATACCGAGGATGCAAAAGCGCGTGGGATTGTCGACGGAGACGTGGTGCGCGTCTGGAACCCGCGTGGACAAGTGCTGGCGGGGGCAGTGGTAAGCGATGGAATTCGGCCCGGCGTGCTCTGCATTCACCAGGGGGCATGGCCGGATCTGGAACTGAGCGAAGGCGGGATTTGTAAAAACGGGGCGGTGAACGTGCTGACCAAAGATCTCCCCAGCTCGAAGCTGGGGAATGGCTGCGCCGGAAACACCGCGCTGGCATGGGTTGAGAAGTATAAGGGGCCAGAGCTTAAGTTAACGGCGTTTGATCCGCCTGCCAGCTCATGA
- a CDS encoding N-acetyltransferase, protein MIRKWQSENTAPLLSLWLESTTEAHPFIDASYWKENEAMVRDVYLPSAETWVWDEAGKPCGFISVMHSQFVGALFVAPAFIGKGIGGALLNHVQQHYPYLSLEVYQKNVRAVNFYHAQGFRIEDSAWQDDTQHPTWIMSWQADQTPLT, encoded by the coding sequence ATGATCCGCAAATGGCAAAGTGAGAATACCGCTCCGCTGCTAAGTCTGTGGCTTGAAAGCACCACGGAAGCACATCCGTTTATTGATGCCAGCTACTGGAAAGAGAACGAAGCGATGGTGCGGGACGTATACCTGCCTTCGGCTGAAACCTGGGTCTGGGACGAGGCTGGAAAACCGTGCGGATTTATCAGCGTGATGCACTCCCAGTTTGTCGGCGCGCTGTTTGTCGCTCCGGCGTTCATCGGGAAGGGGATCGGGGGTGCGCTGCTGAACCATGTACAGCAGCACTACCCGTATTTAAGCCTGGAGGTGTATCAGAAAAACGTTCGGGCGGTGAATTTCTATCATGCACAGGGCTTTCGCATCGAAGACAGCGCCTGGCAGGATGATACTCAACACCCGACGTGGATCATGAGCTGGCAGGCGGATCAAACGCCGTTAACTTAA
- the tag gene encoding DNA-3-methyladenine glycosylase I → MQRCGWVSQDQLYIDYHDREWGVPETDGKKLFEMICLEGQQAGLSWITVLKKRENYRAAFRQFDPVAVAAMTDEDVEKLLLNAGIIRHRGKIQAIIGNARAYLAMEQNGEPFSEFVWSFVDNDPKVTQAATLAEIPTSTPASDALSKALKKRGFKFVGSTICYSFMQACGLVNDHITGCFCHPGGHHDPQMAK, encoded by the coding sequence ATGCAACGTTGCGGCTGGGTAAGCCAGGATCAGCTCTATATCGACTATCACGATCGGGAATGGGGCGTGCCAGAAACTGACGGCAAAAAACTCTTTGAGATGATCTGCCTGGAAGGGCAGCAGGCCGGGCTGTCGTGGATTACTGTTCTGAAAAAGCGGGAGAACTACCGCGCAGCCTTCCGGCAGTTTGATCCCGTCGCGGTCGCCGCGATGACCGACGAAGACGTTGAAAAGCTACTCCTGAATGCCGGAATCATCCGCCATCGCGGAAAAATTCAGGCGATTATCGGTAACGCGCGCGCATACCTGGCGATGGAACAAAACGGCGAGCCCTTTTCAGAATTTGTCTGGTCCTTTGTCGATAACGACCCGAAAGTAACACAAGCCGCCACGCTTGCGGAGATCCCAACGTCAACTCCCGCCTCTGATGCGCTCTCGAAAGCCCTGAAAAAGCGCGGCTTTAAGTTTGTTGGCAGCACCATCTGTTACTCCTTTATGCAGGCCTGTGGTCTGGTAAATGACCACATCACAGGTTGCTTCTGTCATCCTGGGGGCCACCATGATCCGCAAATGGCAAAGTGA
- a CDS encoding autotransporter domain-containing protein, whose translation MMIKKFSGRHAVFGLVGISACVLFSNTASAWQQEYIVSDAQSNMAERYTWDADHQPRYEDILAERINSSQNTVGFALNVPSGLAEDASGALSVGWNFPVLRHTTTGPVMAWRYDGTTPSMMNEFGDTVTTQSLTDPLWHASVSSLGWRVDTRYGELRPWAQISYNQQFGENQWKSQYGMPQTPALVQNGNWMDVTVGTDIPFTPHMAAYASFAQGENAVSGEGVMYTLGVSANF comes from the coding sequence ATGATGATAAAAAAGTTCAGTGGTCGCCACGCTGTTTTTGGCCTGGTGGGTATTTCAGCCTGCGTGCTTTTTTCTAACACAGCTTCTGCCTGGCAACAGGAATATATCGTTTCAGACGCACAAAGTAATATGGCGGAACGTTATACATGGGACGCCGATCACCAACCGCGTTATGAGGATATTCTGGCAGAGCGTATTAACAGCTCACAGAATACGGTGGGATTCGCCCTGAATGTTCCCTCCGGGTTGGCTGAGGATGCCTCCGGTGCCCTGAGTGTGGGCTGGAATTTCCCCGTGCTGCGTCATACCACGACCGGACCGGTGATGGCATGGCGTTACGATGGTACCACGCCATCAATGATGAACGAATTTGGCGATACGGTGACCACGCAGTCGCTGACCGACCCTCTCTGGCATGCCAGCGTCAGCTCACTCGGCTGGCGTGTCGATACCCGGTATGGCGAACTTCGTCCGTGGGCGCAGATTAGCTATAACCAGCAATTTGGTGAAAACCAGTGGAAATCCCAGTATGGGATGCCGCAGACGCCCGCGCTCGTGCAGAACGGGAACTGGATGGATGTCACCGTTGGAACGGATATACCGTTTACTCCTCATATGGCGGCTTATGCGTCATTTGCTCAAGGTGAGAATGCTGTTTCGGGCGAAGGGGTAATGTATACCCTGGGGGTGAGTGCGAATTTTTAA